CATAACCGTCGGAGGAACTCATGCAGGCCTTAACAACCGGTGTTAGAGTGAACATAAGGAGGACCATGAGCGCCGCGAGCCTCTTCATTTTCCCACCGGATGGCGTAGGGCGCCAAAATATATACGCCTATTCATCGCTTCGGCCCGGATTGAAGCTAAAACCTTTATATGCCCTGCCGGGAATATCACCCGAGGTGATTGAGATGGAGAACCCCTTTGAGATAACTGGAGTCGTTGCTAGGGAGATACTCGACAGCAGGGGGAACCCGACCGTCGAGGTTGAGGTCTACACGCCGATAAGCATGGGGCGCGCTGCAGTTCCGAGCGGAGCCTCAACCGGCACCCACGAGGCCCTTGAGCTCCGCGACGGCGGGAAGCGCTACCTTGGCAAGGGCGTTAGAAGGGCCGTCGAGAACGTCAACAAGATAATCGCGCCCGAGATAGTTGGTATGGACGTCACCTGGCAGAGGGATATAGACAGCCTCATGCTCGAGCTCGACGGCACAGAGAACAAGAGCAACCTCGGCGCCAACGCGATCCTCGGCGTTTCTCTGGCAGTCGCCAAGGCCGCCGCCAACGCGCTCGGCCTTCCGCTCTACCAGTACATCGGCGGAACCAACGCCTACGTCATGCCCGTTCCGATGAGCAACGTCATCAACGGCGGCGTTCACGCCGGCAACGAGCTCGACTTCCAGGAGTTCATGATAATGCCCGTTGGGGCCGGTTCCCTCAGGGAGGGCATCATGTGGGTCAGCGAGACCTACCACGTCCTCAAGAAGGTCATAGCGGAGAAGTACGGAAAGAACGCGGTCAACGTTGGTGACGAGGGCGGCTTCGCCCCGCCGATGAAGGAAGCCACCGAGCCGCTCGAGGTTCTCATCAAGGCCATCGAGGAGGCAGGCTACAAGCCCGGCGACGAGATAGCGTTTGCCCTCGACGCGGCATCGAGCGAGTTCTTCCACCCCGAGAAGGGTAAGTACGTCGTCGGCGGCAAGGAGTACGACCGC
The DNA window shown above is from Thermococcus celericrescens and carries:
- the eno gene encoding phosphopyruvate hydratase — its product is MENPFEITGVVAREILDSRGNPTVEVEVYTPISMGRAAVPSGASTGTHEALELRDGGKRYLGKGVRRAVENVNKIIAPEIVGMDVTWQRDIDSLMLELDGTENKSNLGANAILGVSLAVAKAAANALGLPLYQYIGGTNAYVMPVPMSNVINGGVHAGNELDFQEFMIMPVGAGSLREGIMWVSETYHVLKKVIAEKYGKNAVNVGDEGGFAPPMKEATEPLEVLIKAIEEAGYKPGDEIAFALDAASSEFFHPEKGKYVVGGKEYDRGELLELYRELVSAYPIVSIEDPFHEEDWEGFVMITRELGGKIQIVGDDLFVTNPKRIRKGIEMGAANALLLKVNQIGTLSEAIDAAYTSFRAGYGVVVSHRSGETEDSTIADLAVALNAGQIKTGAPARSDRNAKYNQLIRIEEELEGIALYPGRKFRNPFL